In Lentilitoribacter sp. Alg239-R112, the following proteins share a genomic window:
- a CDS encoding TRAP transporter substrate-binding protein gives MRIVKRALIVGVTALMSGFASSALAAEFNFSIHHFLSPKAGTHTKMIEPWVKNIEEASGGRIKFEIFPAMALGGKPPELYNQVRDGVADIIWTLPGYTPGVFPRVEVFELPSVHKGNAVATNKAIQDLAADLAEDFKDIHPLLVHVHAGNALHLTSKDVQSLADMKGLKVRSPSRTGAWMLESWGAEPVGMPVPALPQALAKNNIDGGLIPFEIAIPLKIAELTDYSVELNAGQRFGTSTFLFAMNKASYNSLPDDLKKVIDDNSGAAFADAMGKVWDDVEPIGIQLARDKGNKVTALTAEASAEFATKAEMVGARWIKEVSGNGIDGDALMAKAKAAIAAHSDK, from the coding sequence GTGAGAATTGTAAAAAGAGCGTTGATTGTTGGCGTGACCGCGTTGATGAGCGGGTTTGCGAGCAGTGCGCTTGCTGCTGAGTTTAATTTTTCAATCCATCACTTTTTAAGCCCAAAAGCTGGCACACATACAAAGATGATTGAGCCTTGGGTAAAAAATATCGAAGAAGCCTCTGGTGGACGGATTAAATTCGAGATTTTCCCTGCAATGGCATTGGGCGGAAAGCCGCCAGAGCTATATAATCAGGTTCGCGATGGCGTAGCGGATATTATCTGGACATTACCAGGCTACACACCTGGCGTTTTTCCCCGTGTTGAAGTGTTCGAACTGCCGAGTGTTCACAAAGGCAATGCGGTAGCTACAAATAAAGCCATTCAGGATTTGGCGGCTGATCTGGCAGAAGATTTTAAAGATATCCATCCGCTTCTTGTGCATGTTCATGCAGGAAATGCGCTGCACCTGACATCAAAAGACGTGCAGTCGCTTGCTGATATGAAGGGGCTTAAAGTTCGTTCTCCATCGCGTACAGGTGCATGGATGCTTGAGAGCTGGGGTGCAGAACCTGTAGGTATGCCAGTGCCAGCTTTGCCGCAAGCGCTTGCCAAAAACAATATAGATGGCGGTTTGATTCCGTTTGAGATTGCCATTCCGCTTAAAATTGCAGAATTGACTGATTATTCGGTTGAACTTAATGCAGGTCAGCGTTTTGGCACATCAACATTCTTGTTTGCTATGAATAAGGCCTCCTACAATTCTCTGCCCGATGATTTAAAGAAGGTCATCGATGATAATTCAGGCGCTGCTTTTGCAGATGCAATGGGCAAAGTATGGGATGATGTTGAGCCGATTGGCATTCAGCTTGCCAGAGATAAAGGCAATAAGGTCACTGCGTTGACGGCAGAAGCATCCGCAGAATTTGCAACAAAAGCTGAAATGGTTGGCGCGCGCTGGATCAAAGAAGTGTCCGGCAATGGTATCGATGGTGATGCTTTGATGGCAAAAGCAAAAGCTGCTATTGCTGCTCATTCTGACAAGTAA
- a CDS encoding ester cyclase, translated as MNQDIRRAFYQLLHDLTECRDQDLSHSLQALYSSDVEWRGSYPINEKRGVDAVFEDVWRPLKHSFPDLERRDLIFMAGSYEGRDYIATVGHFCGNFEKDWLTIPANNNPTYIRYGEVHQVKDGKIVQSNCLWDILDVMRQAGYWPLPPSTGLEGRWAGPNTGNGIQLSTSPEELSAENMKQTLLMQKSLGDNNGPEHFTRDGLINMEQKNYWHPKMMWYGPSGIGTTRSLAGFVDYHQLPFRLAFPNRMSSSLWDGHEDLMKELNAGHYIRVGDGDFTVTGGWPSVVSPHDGEFLGSGATGKMLQMRVMDFYHHHEGLIRENWVPIDIIFMMKQMGVDVFQRMHNEWKQ; from the coding sequence GTGAATCAAGATATTAGACGTGCTTTTTACCAACTATTACATGATCTTACAGAGTGCAGAGATCAAGATTTATCTCATTCATTGCAAGCGTTATATTCTAGCGATGTTGAATGGCGTGGTTCATATCCAATCAATGAAAAACGGGGTGTTGATGCTGTTTTTGAAGATGTTTGGCGGCCGCTTAAACATAGTTTTCCCGATCTAGAACGACGCGATCTGATTTTTATGGCAGGTAGCTATGAGGGGCGGGATTACATCGCAACAGTCGGTCATTTTTGTGGTAACTTTGAAAAAGACTGGCTTACAATTCCCGCAAATAACAATCCAACATATATTCGTTATGGCGAAGTTCATCAGGTTAAAGATGGTAAGATCGTTCAAAGTAATTGTCTCTGGGACATCTTGGATGTCATGCGTCAGGCGGGTTATTGGCCGCTGCCACCAAGTACTGGGTTGGAAGGACGTTGGGCAGGACCAAATACAGGTAATGGGATACAACTTTCGACAAGCCCTGAGGAATTATCTGCTGAGAATATGAAACAAACACTTTTGATGCAGAAATCACTTGGTGACAATAATGGACCTGAGCATTTCACTCGTGATGGCCTTATCAATATGGAGCAAAAAAACTATTGGCACCCAAAAATGATGTGGTATGGCCCAAGCGGCATTGGTACAACTCGGTCGTTAGCAGGATTTGTTGATTATCATCAGTTACCGTTTCGTCTTGCCTTTCCAAATCGGATGAGCAGTTCGCTTTGGGATGGCCATGAAGACCTGATGAAAGAGTTAAATGCTGGGCATTATATTCGCGTAGGTGATGGTGATTTTACGGTGACTGGTGGTTGGCCGAGCGTTGTTTCACCTCATGATGGCGAGTTCTTGGGCTCAGGCGCTACTGGCAAAATGTTGCAAATGCGTGTCATGGATTTCTATCATCATCACGAAGGCCTTATCAGAGAGAATTGGGTGCCGATTGATATTATATTTATGATGAAACAGATGGGCGTGGATGTTTTTCAACGTATGCACAATGAATGGAAACAATGA
- a CDS encoding TRAP transporter small permease subunit, with protein MNILTKILIKTIELWAILGGILLMGAVFVTVLNVMGFTANVLVRPFGGYVSGLSGFEDMVTLWVGVVALSFMPYCQLKHGHIAVDVFMKSAPAWLQNTMHFISNLLMVAVAIFLGVMLYHGMVEARGDGTVTAVLGWPVWGFMLPGIMSSALWTIAALMTMRELPTKTNGARTHGA; from the coding sequence TTGAACATTCTGACCAAGATCCTGATTAAAACCATTGAACTCTGGGCGATTTTAGGCGGCATCCTGTTGATGGGTGCCGTTTTTGTAACTGTTCTCAATGTCATGGGCTTTACGGCCAATGTGCTGGTGCGCCCATTTGGTGGCTATGTTTCAGGTCTGTCAGGTTTTGAAGATATGGTCACGCTTTGGGTCGGGGTCGTTGCGTTGTCTTTCATGCCATATTGTCAGCTTAAGCACGGGCATATTGCCGTTGATGTGTTTATGAAATCAGCACCTGCCTGGCTGCAGAATACTATGCATTTTATCTCAAACCTGCTGATGGTGGCTGTTGCCATCTTTCTTGGTGTCATGCTCTATCATGGAATGGTTGAGGCAAGGGGTGATGGAACGGTGACAGCCGTTCTTGGTTGGCCTGTATGGGGTTTTATGCTGCCGGGTATAATGTCATCTGCATTGTGGACAATCGCTGCACTTATGACAATGCGAGAGTTGCCAACCAAAACAAACGGGGCGAGGACACATGGAGCGTGA
- a CDS encoding ATP-dependent Clp protease proteolytic subunit: MDKDDKKEDGKDAGSGHVAELLFKSRNVLITGGIDDKVARTAVSHLLALAEDNDDPINLFISSPGGHVESGDMVHDMIKFIKPVVRTIGSGWVASAGALIFVGAAKENRYCLPNTRFLLHQPSGGVGGMASDIEIQAHQIQKMRERFEQLFADATGQTPEKIHEDTNRDFWLNTDEAIKYGLLGQVINAQSDLPKK; the protein is encoded by the coding sequence ATGGATAAAGACGACAAAAAAGAAGATGGCAAAGATGCTGGCAGCGGACATGTCGCTGAGCTTTTGTTTAAAAGCCGCAATGTGCTGATCACAGGTGGTATCGACGATAAAGTTGCCCGCACTGCTGTTTCTCATCTTCTTGCTCTTGCGGAAGATAATGACGACCCGATCAACCTGTTCATCTCTTCACCCGGTGGCCACGTTGAATCCGGTGACATGGTTCATGATATGATCAAGTTCATCAAGCCAGTTGTACGCACAATTGGTTCTGGCTGGGTTGCAAGTGCTGGCGCGCTTATCTTTGTTGGCGCTGCAAAAGAAAATCGTTATTGCCTGCCAAATACGCGCTTCCTATTGCATCAACCATCTGGCGGCGTTGGTGGCATGGCATCAGATATTGAAATTCAAGCTCATCAAATTCAAAAAATGCGAGAACGTTTTGAGCAACTCTTTGCAGATGCAACAGGCCAGACACCTGAAAAAATCCACGAAGATACAAACCGTGACTTCTGGTTAAACACTGACGAAGCAATAAAATACGGCCTTCTGGGTCAGGTGATCAACGCACAAAGCGACCTTCCAAAAAAATAG